The following coding sequences lie in one Apium graveolens cultivar Ventura chromosome 3, ASM990537v1, whole genome shotgun sequence genomic window:
- the LOC141715246 gene encoding uncharacterized protein LOC141715246 — protein sequence MASWKKPISNYCKLNVQGLFNISQRKSSVGCIIRDSNGYWVMGCGGVIGLEHDKLRLMVECEDAEAMQQIMYPDPNHPMADLVTMITNLLSEKWDDLQVYHTTSSSNTAADALANHCLSGEGGIDEFEDPPYAIKDIIAEEGAN from the exons ATGGCCTCTTGGAAGAAACCTATCTCAAACTACTGCAAACTCAATGTTCAGGGACTTTTTAACATATCACAAAGGAAGAGCTCTGTTGGCTGCATAATAAGGGACAGTAATGGATACTGGGTCATGGGTTGTGGAGGTGTCATAGGCTTG GAACATGATAAGTTAAGGTTGATGGTTGAATGTGAAGATGCTGAAGCAATGCAACAGATCATGTATCCTGATCCTAATCATCCTATGGCTGATCTTGTTACCATGATCACCAATCTCCTCAGTGAGAAGTGGGATGATCTCCAAGTCTACCATACCACTTCCTCTTCTAACACTGCTGCCGATGCTTTGGCAAATCATTGTCTTTCTGGTGAGGGAGGGATCGATGAGTTTGAGGACCCTCCTTATGCCATCAAGGACATCATTGCTGAAGAGGGAGCAAACTAA